In Amycolatopsis solani, a single window of DNA contains:
- a CDS encoding fibronectin type III domain-containing protein: MSAKPLVLIALLAALPAAGCSAAPAFTASLTSPTDVVLSWPDDDAGHRVEYANDPAGPWTTLRFLPAHTTSYHHPDLIPETPFYYRVRPFTGPVSTDLHAAASGDTVTFTWADRSSDEAGFLLEIRRPGAPDYDPVEVTEPDVTTCALSLLPGEAGSAYRLRTLYYGPPLPVVHQTTGEER; this comes from the coding sequence GTGTCCGCGAAACCCCTCGTGCTGATCGCCTTGCTGGCCGCTTTGCCGGCCGCGGGCTGCTCGGCGGCGCCCGCGTTCACGGCTTCGCTGACGTCACCCACCGACGTGGTGCTCAGCTGGCCGGACGACGACGCCGGGCACCGCGTCGAGTACGCGAACGACCCGGCCGGGCCGTGGACGACGCTGCGCTTCCTCCCCGCCCACACGACGAGCTACCACCACCCGGACCTCATCCCGGAGACGCCGTTCTACTACCGGGTGCGGCCGTTCACCGGGCCGGTCTCGACGGACCTGCACGCGGCGGCGTCGGGCGACACGGTGACGTTCACGTGGGCCGACCGCTCGAGCGACGAAGCCGGCTTCCTGCTGGAGATCCGGCGGCCGGGCGCGCCGGACTACGACCCGGTCGAGGTGACCGAGCCGGACGTGACGACGTGCGCGCTGTCGCTGCTGCCGGGAGAGGCCGGCTCGGCCTACCGGCTCCGGACGCTGTACTACGGCCCGCCCCTCCCGGTGGTGCACCAGACCACCGGGGAGGAGCGGTGA
- a CDS encoding sensor histidine kinase, which yields MRSRWSLARQLLVLQLVVLCVLAGAGITFAYLDASRAVDENARDQVRAVASTVADAPTVAGAVATADPSATLQPFAVRVQADTGVDFITIMSPAGIRYTHPNPALIGQHYIGTIDKAQRGEVLTETYTGSLGPSVRTVVPVFGTGHRVIALVAVGITVAAISAELRERLWPLFGVAGAVLLVGALGGWLISARLRRQTRGVAPDELSNLFEYHEAVLHSVREGVLLVGRDGRIGLCNDGARTLLGLDADPVGRELSALGLPDELAEAFSSSENRAEELHLTDARVLLVSTTAVRSGGRAQGTVVVLRDHTELQTLTGELTTARGLAEALRSQAHEAANRLHTVVSLVEIGKPEQAVEFATAELALAQELTDRVVGAVAEPVLAALLLGKAAEASERGVELTVTPDTVIDDVSLGVAARDLVTILGNLIDNGIDAAVRGSGHPKVVVTARSEDDGLLLRVADTGPGVPEDADVFRRGWSTKAEDGHGLGLALVGQAVRRYGGTVDVGRDGGAVFTVRLPRQEADR from the coding sequence ATGCGGTCCCGCTGGAGCCTGGCCCGCCAGCTGCTCGTGCTGCAGCTGGTGGTGCTCTGCGTGCTCGCCGGCGCCGGCATCACCTTCGCCTACCTCGACGCCTCCCGCGCGGTCGACGAGAACGCGCGCGACCAGGTCCGCGCGGTCGCTTCGACGGTCGCGGACGCGCCGACCGTCGCCGGTGCGGTGGCGACCGCGGACCCGAGCGCGACGCTGCAGCCGTTCGCGGTGCGGGTGCAGGCCGACACCGGCGTCGACTTCATCACGATCATGAGCCCGGCCGGGATCCGCTACACCCACCCGAACCCGGCGCTGATCGGCCAGCACTACATCGGGACGATCGACAAGGCGCAGCGGGGCGAGGTGCTGACCGAGACCTACACCGGCTCGCTCGGCCCGTCGGTGCGCACGGTCGTGCCGGTGTTCGGCACCGGCCACCGGGTGATCGCGCTGGTCGCGGTCGGCATCACGGTCGCGGCGATCTCGGCCGAACTGCGGGAGCGGCTGTGGCCGCTGTTCGGCGTGGCGGGTGCGGTCCTGCTGGTCGGCGCGCTCGGCGGCTGGCTCATCAGCGCGCGGCTGCGGCGCCAGACCCGGGGTGTCGCGCCGGACGAGCTGAGCAACCTCTTCGAGTACCACGAAGCCGTGCTGCACTCGGTCCGCGAAGGCGTGCTGCTCGTCGGCCGCGACGGGCGGATCGGGCTCTGCAACGACGGCGCGCGCACGCTCCTCGGTCTCGACGCCGATCCCGTCGGACGCGAACTCTCCGCGCTGGGCCTGCCGGACGAACTCGCCGAGGCCTTCAGCTCTTCGGAAAACCGCGCGGAAGAACTGCACCTGACCGACGCCCGCGTCCTGCTGGTCAGCACGACCGCCGTCCGCTCGGGCGGCCGCGCGCAGGGCACCGTCGTCGTCCTGCGCGACCACACCGAACTGCAGACGCTGACCGGGGAGCTGACCACCGCGCGCGGCCTCGCGGAGGCGTTGCGGTCGCAGGCGCACGAGGCGGCGAACCGGCTGCACACGGTCGTTTCCCTGGTGGAGATCGGAAAGCCCGAGCAGGCGGTGGAGTTCGCGACGGCCGAGCTCGCGCTGGCGCAGGAGCTGACCGACCGGGTCGTCGGCGCCGTCGCCGAGCCGGTGCTCGCCGCGCTGCTGCTGGGCAAGGCGGCCGAGGCGAGCGAGCGCGGGGTCGAGCTGACCGTCACGCCGGACACCGTGATCGACGACGTCTCGCTCGGGGTCGCCGCCCGCGACCTGGTGACCATCCTCGGCAACCTGATCGACAACGGCATCGATGCGGCGGTGCGCGGCAGCGGGCACCCGAAGGTCGTCGTCACGGCCCGCTCCGAGGACGACGGCTTGCTGCTGCGCGTGGCCGACACCGGGCCCGGCGTCCCCGAAGACGCCGACGTGTTCCGCCGCGGCTGGTCGACGAAGGCGGAGGACGGCCACGGCCTCGGGCTGGCGCTGGTCGGGCAGGCGGTGCGCCGCTACGGCGGTACGGTCGACGTCGGACGGGACGGGGGCGCGGTGTTCACCGTGCGGCTGCCGCGGCAGGAGGCGGACCGGTGA
- a CDS encoding SRPBCC family protein, translated as MTGASYRFRSTWLLPGTVPERVFGVVTDLAGYPRWWSDVRAVRRVDDDTAELVCRSRLPFRLVVRMHRDHQDERTGLMRVRLSGDLDGVLAGAVRAAGAGTLLEITQDVQARKELLRRFDAVARPLFRANHALMMRRGHRGLSTYLA; from the coding sequence GTGACGGGCGCGAGCTACCGGTTCCGCAGCACGTGGCTGCTGCCGGGAACCGTGCCCGAGCGGGTGTTCGGCGTGGTCACCGACCTCGCCGGCTACCCGCGGTGGTGGTCGGACGTCCGCGCGGTGCGCCGCGTGGACGACGACACCGCCGAACTGGTCTGCCGGTCCCGGCTGCCGTTCCGGCTCGTCGTCCGGATGCACCGGGACCACCAGGACGAGCGCACGGGCCTGATGCGGGTCAGGCTCAGCGGCGACCTCGACGGGGTACTGGCCGGTGCGGTCCGCGCGGCGGGCGCGGGCACACTGCTGGAGATCACCCAGGACGTCCAGGCCCGCAAGGAGTTGCTGCGGCGCTTCGACGCGGTGGCCCGGCCGCTGTTCCGCGCGAACCACGCGCTGATGATGCGGCGGGGCCACCGCGGACTTTCCACCTACCTGGCCTAG
- a CDS encoding response regulator, whose amino-acid sequence MIRVLVVEDEPVAAEAHRVYVERLPGFSVAGVVHSGGDALRFCEREPVDLVLLDFYLPDTHGLAVCRSLRAAGLPIDVIAVTSARDLGLVKAAVSVGVVQYLLKPFTFATLREKLERYSEFRDASGEVTGQAEIDRALGALRTTEQPPLPKGMSVQTLEAIRDALSGAAEGLSAGAAASAIGASRVTARRYLEYLADNGMAHREPHYGQVGRPEVWYRLV is encoded by the coding sequence GTGATCCGGGTGCTGGTGGTGGAGGACGAGCCGGTGGCGGCCGAAGCGCACCGCGTGTACGTCGAACGGCTCCCCGGCTTTTCGGTGGCCGGCGTGGTGCATTCCGGCGGCGACGCCCTCCGGTTCTGCGAACGCGAGCCGGTCGACCTGGTGCTGCTGGACTTCTACCTCCCCGACACGCACGGCCTGGCGGTCTGCCGTTCCCTGCGCGCGGCCGGCCTCCCGATCGACGTCATCGCGGTGACGTCGGCGCGGGACCTCGGACTGGTGAAGGCGGCGGTGTCGGTCGGGGTGGTGCAGTACCTGCTCAAGCCGTTCACGTTCGCGACCCTGCGCGAGAAGCTGGAGCGCTACTCGGAGTTCCGCGACGCGTCCGGCGAGGTGACCGGCCAGGCCGAGATCGACCGCGCACTGGGCGCGTTGCGCACGACCGAGCAGCCGCCGCTGCCGAAGGGGATGAGCGTCCAGACCCTCGAAGCTATCCGGGACGCGCTTTCCGGCGCAGCGGAAGGCCTCTCGGCGGGCGCGGCGGCTTCGGCGATCGGTGCTTCGCGCGTGACGGCCCGCCGGTACCTGGAGTACCTGGCGGACAACGGGATGGCCCACCGCGAGCCCCACTACGGCCAGGTCGGGCGACCGGAGGTCTGGTACCGGCTGGTTTGA
- a CDS encoding MFS transporter produces the protein MAENHPTRSRGLALAVLCTASLMVVLDSSIVAVALPAIQADLGFTPAGLAWVVTAYLVAFGGLLLISGRLGDLLGRRRVFLGGLALFTVASLAAGLSEDAGVLVGSRFAQGVGGALASAVVLGMIVTMYPEPRARARAIGVYSFTQAAGASIGLIAGGALTQALSWHWTFYVNLPIGMVALLLAVRVVSPDRGTGVRAGLDVLGAVLVTGAVMLGVYAISSAVWPALVAALGLLAAFVVRQAKARTPLLPLRLFRIRAVTGANLVMVLMVAGMLGFQFVTALYLQQVLGLDALRTGIAFLPVPLVIAVASLGVADKLAARFGPRAVLLAGLGLVIVGLVLLTRVSGSYFTDVLPPLLVMGFGAGVAIPALMGLAMADVPAADAGVASGLITTTQQVGAAIGTAVLASVAASRTASLGGDHREALAAGFRLAYGVSAGFLLAAVALGAAVLARRKSTVPETEACVAG, from the coding sequence ATGGCCGAGAACCACCCCACCCGCTCCCGCGGCCTCGCGCTGGCGGTGCTGTGCACCGCGTCGCTGATGGTCGTGCTCGACAGCAGCATCGTCGCGGTGGCGCTGCCCGCCATCCAGGCCGACCTCGGGTTCACCCCCGCCGGCCTGGCCTGGGTGGTCACCGCCTACCTGGTCGCGTTCGGCGGCCTGCTCCTGATCTCCGGCCGGCTCGGCGACCTGCTCGGCCGCCGCCGCGTCTTCCTCGGCGGGCTGGCGCTGTTCACCGTCGCGTCCCTGGCCGCCGGGCTCTCGGAAGACGCGGGCGTGCTCGTCGGCTCGCGGTTCGCCCAGGGCGTGGGCGGAGCGCTCGCGTCGGCCGTGGTGCTCGGGATGATCGTCACGATGTACCCCGAGCCGCGGGCCCGGGCTCGCGCGATCGGCGTCTACAGCTTCACGCAGGCCGCGGGCGCGTCGATCGGGCTCATCGCGGGCGGCGCGCTGACGCAGGCGCTGAGCTGGCACTGGACGTTCTACGTCAACCTGCCGATCGGTATGGTGGCGCTGCTGCTGGCCGTCCGGGTGGTTTCGCCGGACCGCGGGACGGGGGTGCGGGCCGGCCTGGACGTGCTCGGCGCGGTGCTGGTCACCGGGGCCGTGATGCTGGGCGTGTACGCGATTTCGTCCGCGGTGTGGCCGGCGCTGGTGGCGGCGCTCGGGTTGCTGGCCGCGTTCGTGGTGCGGCAGGCGAAGGCGCGGACGCCGCTGCTGCCGCTGCGGCTGTTCCGGATCCGCGCGGTGACCGGCGCGAACCTGGTGATGGTGCTGATGGTCGCCGGCATGCTGGGCTTCCAGTTCGTCACGGCGCTGTACCTGCAGCAGGTGCTGGGACTCGACGCGCTGCGCACCGGGATCGCGTTCCTCCCGGTGCCGCTGGTGATCGCGGTGGCCTCGCTCGGCGTCGCGGACAAGCTCGCCGCGCGGTTCGGGCCGCGGGCGGTGCTGCTGGCCGGGCTCGGGCTGGTGATCGTCGGCTTGGTGCTGCTGACGCGGGTGTCGGGCTCCTACTTCACCGACGTGCTGCCGCCGTTGCTGGTGATGGGCTTCGGCGCCGGCGTGGCCATCCCGGCGCTGATGGGCCTGGCGATGGCGGACGTCCCGGCGGCGGACGCGGGGGTGGCGTCGGGCCTGATCACCACGACCCAGCAGGTGGGGGCGGCGATCGGGACGGCGGTGCTCGCCTCGGTGGCGGCGTCCCGCACGGCGAGCCTGGGCGGCGATCACCGCGAGGCGCTGGCGGCCGGGTTCCGGCTGGCGTACGGGGTGAGCGCGGGCTTCCTGCTGGCCGCGGTCGCGCTGGGGGCGGCGGTGCTGGCCCGCCGGAAGAGCACCGTCCCCGAGACCGAGGCCTGCGTGGCCGGCTAG
- a CDS encoding anti-sigma factor family protein, with amino-acid sequence MNSVDESHTQLGAYALGALDPGEAADFERRHLQTCAQCRFDLNELVALRESLDEVPPEAFLDGPPEGGDLLLQKTLRRVRDEEQAAPATRSTSRRGLALVAAAVLVVAALGGGILVGRQTAEPPPQALPGPEVPGTKTIEARDPTTGVQLTASVSPFQGWVRTNVSVKGVRAGEKCLLQVVTKDGKAVTAGSWQVSEKWESQGFSLDGSALVAPDDVKSVDIVTVDGRKLVSAPV; translated from the coding sequence ATGAACTCGGTCGACGAGAGTCACACGCAGCTCGGCGCGTACGCCCTCGGCGCGCTCGATCCCGGGGAGGCGGCCGACTTCGAGCGGCGGCACCTGCAGACCTGCGCGCAGTGCCGGTTCGACCTGAACGAGCTCGTGGCGTTGCGCGAGTCGCTCGACGAGGTACCGCCCGAGGCGTTCCTCGACGGGCCGCCCGAAGGCGGGGACCTGCTGCTGCAGAAGACCCTGCGCCGGGTGCGCGACGAGGAACAGGCGGCACCGGCCACCCGTTCGACGTCGAGGCGGGGCTTGGCCCTCGTCGCGGCGGCGGTGCTGGTGGTGGCCGCGCTCGGCGGCGGGATCCTGGTCGGACGGCAGACGGCGGAGCCGCCGCCACAGGCGCTTCCCGGGCCGGAAGTGCCCGGCACGAAGACCATCGAAGCCCGGGATCCGACGACCGGGGTGCAGCTGACCGCGTCGGTGAGCCCGTTCCAGGGCTGGGTTCGGACGAACGTCAGTGTGAAGGGCGTCCGAGCCGGCGAGAAGTGCCTGCTCCAAGTGGTCACCAAGGACGGCAAGGCGGTGACCGCCGGCAGCTGGCAGGTGTCGGAGAAGTGGGAGAGCCAGGGCTTCTCGCTCGACGGGTCCGCGCTGGTCGCGCCCGACGACGTCAAGTCGGTCGACATCGTCACGGTGGACGGCCGGAAGCTGGTCTCGGCCCCGGTGTGA
- a CDS encoding cation:dicarboxylate symporter family transporter, whose product MPTPPTTEETPRKRDKTHYLYLAVIVAVLLGILVGFLFPGFAKGLKPLGDGFVNLIKMMISPIIFCTIVIGVGSVAKAAKVGKVGVMALVYFIVMSTFALAIGLVVGNLLHPGTGLHLNPADVKSVQKSATGAEGPVDFLLGIIPKTLVSAFTEGEVLQTLLVALLVGFALQKLGPKGAPILRGVEHLQKLVFRILAMIMWAAPIGAFGAIAAVVGATGWAALKSLAVIMIGFYATCLVFVFVVLGLVLWFGARVNILKLLRYLGREFLLILSTSSSESALPRLIAKMEHLGVDKSVVGITVPTGYSFNLDGTAIYLTMATLFIAAAQDEPLSIGAQIGLLVFMIIASKGAAGVSGSGIATLASGLQSHRPELVNGVGFILGIDRFMSEARALTNFAGNAVATVLIGNWTKEFDREQAQRVFAGQAPFDEATMVDEEREPEPAEVAAK is encoded by the coding sequence GTGCCGACCCCACCGACCACGGAGGAGACCCCGCGCAAGCGGGACAAGACCCACTACCTGTACCTGGCCGTGATCGTCGCGGTCCTGCTCGGGATCCTGGTGGGCTTCCTCTTCCCGGGCTTCGCCAAGGGCCTCAAGCCCCTCGGCGACGGCTTCGTCAACCTGATCAAGATGATGATCTCCCCCATCATCTTCTGCACCATCGTCATCGGCGTCGGCTCGGTCGCGAAGGCGGCCAAGGTCGGCAAGGTCGGTGTGATGGCACTGGTCTACTTCATCGTGATGTCGACCTTCGCGCTCGCCATCGGCCTGGTCGTCGGCAACCTGCTGCACCCGGGCACCGGGCTGCACCTCAACCCGGCCGACGTGAAGAGCGTCCAGAAGTCCGCCACCGGCGCCGAGGGCCCGGTCGACTTCCTGCTCGGCATCATCCCGAAGACGCTCGTCTCCGCCTTCACCGAAGGCGAAGTGCTGCAGACGCTGCTGGTCGCGCTGCTCGTCGGGTTCGCGCTGCAGAAGCTGGGCCCGAAGGGCGCGCCGATCCTGCGTGGCGTCGAGCACCTCCAGAAGCTGGTCTTCCGGATCCTGGCGATGATCATGTGGGCCGCCCCGATCGGCGCGTTCGGCGCCATCGCCGCAGTGGTCGGCGCGACCGGCTGGGCCGCGCTGAAGAGCCTGGCCGTGATCATGATCGGGTTCTACGCGACCTGCCTGGTGTTCGTGTTCGTGGTTCTCGGGCTGGTGCTGTGGTTCGGCGCCCGCGTCAACATCCTGAAGCTGCTGCGCTACCTCGGCCGCGAGTTCCTGCTGATCCTGTCGACGTCGTCGTCGGAGTCGGCGCTGCCGCGGCTGATCGCGAAGATGGAGCACCTCGGCGTCGACAAGTCCGTCGTCGGCATCACCGTGCCCACCGGCTACTCGTTCAACCTCGACGGCACCGCGATCTACCTGACCATGGCGACGCTGTTCATCGCCGCGGCGCAGGACGAGCCGCTGTCCATCGGCGCGCAGATCGGCCTGCTGGTCTTCATGATCATCGCGTCGAAGGGCGCCGCGGGCGTCAGCGGTTCCGGCATCGCGACCCTGGCGAGCGGCCTGCAGTCGCACCGGCCGGAACTGGTCAACGGCGTCGGCTTCATCCTCGGCATCGACCGGTTCATGTCGGAGGCCCGCGCGCTGACGAACTTCGCCGGCAACGCCGTCGCGACCGTCCTCATCGGAAACTGGACGAAGGAGTTCGACCGCGAACAGGCCCAGCGCGTGTTCGCCGGGCAGGCACCCTTCGACGAAGCCACGATGGTGGACGAAGAGCGGGAACCGGAACCCGCGGAAGTCGCGGCGAAGTAG
- a CDS encoding M64 family metallopeptidase produces MRYTGTITDQGSAAMRMWAGFFAALLIAAGAAAPAQAEEPAGAVTDVQVTGPVSQRFNLVVLGDGYTAAEQPKFFADVQRHVSTLWSLEPFKSYRSYFNVYAVSIASPESGVDCDPSLDAPKKNTPLNMGFWGGCNPQSVQRLLTVDDAAAQRYADLVPGTSPANRQILALGNSSTYGGAGGSYATASGGNALSALISPHELGHSLGGLDDEYDYYARAVPGGAYEGGEPDSIHHTLLTEKQLRDQHAKWWRWLGEPSESGGPIGRFEGGLYTQTGVWRPSKHSMMKTLGYSFDQVGRERMTQRISAKVPLVSGGTPAGTIGADRVVWLRTMHPVDHRLDVRWTLDGVTLKGREAVDLRQAHVKPGKHTLTATVTDPTPFVRDPAVRPSATRTWTVDTSVVTPPSSGPAVVASTPTAQPVGGHDVVYVETGEPTGSVPQVRWALDGKPVATGPDYALAETRGAHELTATTGGTTLTWPVDATGPTTTAEVPAGKVVHGSFTMRLTASDGMPEFRVDGDGWHKYYGWPTDPNAPYLFTPRGTEIDGLAYGNLGPDGLTVSPFTERKPGYGRHRIEYRSIDAAGNVGPTKSVTVTLLP; encoded by the coding sequence GTGCGGTACACCGGGACGATCACCGACCAGGGGAGTGCCGCCATGCGGATGTGGGCCGGATTCTTCGCCGCGCTGCTGATCGCCGCCGGAGCCGCTGCTCCGGCCCAAGCCGAAGAGCCGGCCGGTGCCGTCACCGACGTCCAGGTGACCGGGCCTGTCTCGCAGCGGTTCAACCTCGTCGTCCTCGGTGACGGGTACACCGCCGCCGAACAGCCCAAGTTCTTCGCCGACGTCCAGCGGCACGTCAGCACCCTCTGGTCGCTCGAGCCGTTCAAGTCCTACCGCAGCTACTTCAACGTCTACGCGGTGTCGATCGCGTCGCCCGAGTCCGGTGTGGACTGCGACCCCTCGCTCGACGCGCCGAAGAAGAACACCCCGCTGAACATGGGTTTCTGGGGCGGCTGCAACCCGCAGAGCGTGCAGCGCCTGCTCACCGTCGACGACGCGGCGGCGCAGCGGTACGCCGACCTCGTGCCCGGCACGTCCCCGGCGAACCGGCAGATCCTGGCGCTGGGCAACAGCAGCACCTACGGCGGCGCGGGCGGCTCGTACGCGACGGCGTCGGGCGGCAACGCGCTCTCCGCGCTCATCTCGCCGCACGAACTGGGTCACTCGCTCGGCGGTCTCGACGACGAATACGACTACTACGCGCGTGCGGTCCCCGGTGGCGCCTACGAAGGCGGCGAGCCGGACTCGATCCACCACACCTTGCTGACCGAGAAGCAGCTGCGCGACCAGCACGCGAAGTGGTGGCGCTGGCTCGGCGAGCCGAGCGAGTCCGGCGGGCCGATCGGCCGCTTCGAAGGCGGGCTGTACACGCAGACCGGCGTGTGGCGGCCGAGCAAGCACTCGATGATGAAAACCCTCGGGTACAGCTTCGACCAGGTCGGCCGCGAGCGGATGACGCAGCGGATCTCGGCGAAGGTCCCGCTCGTCAGCGGCGGCACGCCGGCCGGGACGATCGGCGCCGACCGGGTCGTGTGGCTGCGGACGATGCACCCCGTCGACCACCGCCTGGACGTCCGCTGGACCCTCGACGGAGTCACGCTGAAGGGCCGCGAAGCGGTCGACCTCCGGCAGGCGCACGTGAAGCCGGGCAAGCACACGCTGACGGCGACGGTGACCGACCCGACGCCGTTCGTCCGCGACCCGGCGGTCCGGCCGTCGGCCACGCGCACCTGGACGGTGGACACTTCCGTGGTGACGCCGCCGTCGAGCGGCCCGGCGGTGGTCGCGTCGACCCCCACCGCGCAGCCGGTCGGCGGGCACGACGTCGTCTACGTCGAGACGGGCGAGCCGACCGGGTCGGTTCCCCAGGTCCGCTGGGCGCTCGACGGCAAGCCGGTCGCGACCGGTCCCGACTACGCCCTCGCGGAAACCCGTGGCGCGCACGAGCTGACCGCGACGACCGGCGGCACGACGCTGACCTGGCCGGTGGACGCGACCGGCCCGACGACGACGGCGGAAGTGCCGGCGGGCAAGGTGGTCCACGGCTCGTTCACCATGCGGCTGACGGCGTCGGACGGCATGCCGGAGTTCCGCGTGGACGGCGACGGCTGGCACAAGTACTACGGCTGGCCGACCGACCCGAACGCGCCGTACCTGTTCACCCCGCGCGGCACGGAGATCGACGGCCTGGCCTACGGCAACCTCGGCCCGGACGGGCTCACGGTGTCCCCGTTCACCGAGCGCAAGCCGGGCTACGGCCGCCACCGCATCGAGTACCGCTCGATCGACGCGGCGGGCAACGTCGGCCCGACGAAGTCGGTGACGGTGACGCTGCTGCCGTGA
- a CDS encoding winged helix-turn-helix transcriptional regulator, which produces MSQGNIGVPVQVTEIDPEKLDVCTVLEVINRISGKWAIGILLEAIRGPVRFTELERAVNGISRRMLTLTLRNLERDGLLERTIYPTVPPRVEYEATPMAKELYQSLSGLLGWAERHREDIAAARVAYDVA; this is translated from the coding sequence ATGTCCCAGGGGAACATCGGTGTACCTGTCCAGGTCACGGAGATCGACCCGGAAAAACTCGATGTCTGCACGGTGCTGGAGGTCATCAACCGGATCAGCGGGAAATGGGCGATCGGCATCCTCTTGGAAGCCATTCGCGGGCCCGTGCGGTTCACCGAGCTGGAACGCGCGGTCAACGGGATCAGCCGCCGCATGCTGACGCTGACCCTGCGCAACCTCGAGCGCGACGGCCTCCTGGAGCGCACGATCTACCCGACCGTCCCGCCGCGCGTGGAGTACGAAGCCACGCCGATGGCGAAGGAGCTGTACCAGTCGCTGAGCGGCCTGCTCGGCTGGGCGGAGCGGCACCGCGAGGACATCGCCGCCGCCCGCGTCGCCTACGACGTGGCCTGA
- a CDS encoding sigma-70 family RNA polymerase sigma factor produces MAIGGRRPKKAKGEDLIRQLYAEHGRSLLAYATRLTGDRAAAEDVVQETLVRAWKHADDLQNDGKGSVRGWLLTVARNLVTDRARARAARPQEVAEPAEGVPTPAVERDHAQGVVDSMTVLGAMDGLSNEHREVLVEIYYRGRTVAEAARTLGVAPGTVKSRSYYALRALRAAMISSGTEVAR; encoded by the coding sequence GTGGCCATAGGAGGCAGGCGGCCTAAGAAGGCCAAGGGCGAGGACTTGATTCGGCAGCTGTACGCCGAACACGGGCGGAGCCTGCTGGCCTACGCGACGAGGCTGACCGGTGATCGGGCGGCGGCCGAGGACGTGGTCCAGGAGACGTTGGTCCGAGCGTGGAAACACGCGGACGACTTGCAGAACGACGGGAAGGGCTCGGTGCGCGGCTGGTTGCTGACCGTCGCGCGCAACCTGGTCACCGACCGGGCCCGCGCCCGGGCGGCGCGGCCCCAAGAGGTGGCCGAACCGGCCGAAGGCGTGCCGACACCGGCCGTCGAGCGGGATCACGCCCAGGGCGTGGTCGACTCGATGACGGTGCTCGGCGCGATGGACGGCCTATCGAACGAGCACCGAGAGGTCCTGGTGGAGATCTACTACCGGGGACGGACGGTGGCCGAAGCGGCGAGAACACTCGGCGTCGCACCGGGTACCGTGAAATCAAGGTCGTACTACGCACTGAGAGCACTGAGAGCAGCGATGATTTCGAGCGGAACGGAGGTGGCGCGATGA